The nucleotide window CCCACCCCGTGACGGATAAGGAACCATACGTTGAGAACAGTGGTCGTGGCAGCAACGTGTTGGTTGCCACCCCGATTGCTGACAGGAACCCCCAGAACAGGACGACCGGCGAGATGGCTAACGCATTGACGTGGCCGTGCGTCACAATCAAAAAGGTCCCGACAAAGGCAATGACCATCCCCACACTCTCTGGCCGGGTCGGCTTTGTGTGTTTGAACAAGAAGTAGTAGATACTGATGATGAACGGTCCTAAGAACTGAATGATGGTGGCAATTGGGGCGTTCCCAAATTTAACCGCTTCAAAATAACACAACTGAACGGGAACCATCCCCAACAAGCCGTAACTAACGATTCGACCAGCCGTGTTTTTGTGCTGCCACAGCCGCATGGGCTTAGCACCAATCAGCTGAGCAATGATCAGCAGAACGATTCCCGCCGTGGTCATCCGTACTTCTGACAGCCAAAGTGCGGTTACGTGTGTGTTTAGGGTAAACAGACTGCTCGCGACCACCCCAGAAATCCCCCACATCATGCAGGCTAGACTGGCTAGCAATACCCCTCTTAAATGATGTTGTCCCGTCATGACCGTTCCTCCTTGAATTTATGTATACTTTATCTTGAAATGTAGCCGTCTCCGGTCGACAGGAACTCCACCCTGTGAGGCAGACCTGGGGCCTAAGAATCGGTCCCCAGGGCGACTTAAAGCCTCAAAGAACGAGTCTTCAAGTTCGGCCAGTCCTCTAAGTCCGGAATTCCACCAGACTAAGACGACATCCACTGGGTTACGTCCCTGTCGACCTGCGACTACCTTACGTTCAAGTAATCAATCTATTAATTTGTTTTTATTTTAAATATCTTAATCATAAATCACATTTTTATTGATAATGATTAATGACACATATAGTTTTTCGTCTCGTAGAACTCATAAGACACTATCATAGCCGGCGGTTGCCAAGGATGGGGTCCGCCGTGTCGCTGGTATTGGACCGAGTGATTTGCTCGGGGCAACACCAGGGGACGTGTTTCAAGACCCACACGATTTTTAGTGGGGCTTAAAACCGAGCCGGAAGCCCGCTCTTTGGCTGAAGGCGGCCCCACAGCGGGCCCTATCCTTGACGGCCGCAGGCGACCTTAGTTCTGCGCCTGAATAACTAACCCAAAAAATTCCACAAAGACCATTATAACAAAGGTCAGACCCGTGACCAGCACGTTTCCGGAAAACTTAGCCGATTATCATTTTCTAGTCAAAAAGGGGACCGCCCAAATGACGGTCCCCTTAGCTCTATACTTATCGTTTTGGTCGGACAATGCTTAAAAACTCGGCGAGTGCCTGTGGGTCAGTCAACTGACGGTTACACTGCGCGCTGTCGCGGCAAATATAGTTACCGTTACGCGTGTAGGTCCCCAGTCCCGACTTCTTGGTCGTCGACACAAACAACGAAACGTTCCCAATCGTCTGGCAAATGGCGCAAACACCCTTCACCACTTGGGGGGCGAGGTCACCTTGAATGCCAATTAAGCGATCCTGGTACGGTGCTACCAGATACTTCTTCTGGCTGCCACCGTCGTTCCACCCTAGATAGGTCAGTTCGTGTAAGTTTAAGTCCGCCCACTCTGGCTGCTTAAGCTTCTTCACCTTACGAAACAGCTTACTCAGTTGCTTAATCGATAGCTCCGGAAAAGGTACGACTAAGGGTTCTAACGTCGGCAGTAGCTTGGCCGCTGCGTCCCGTGATAAACGATCTGGTTGTAACCGTCGCAAGAATTCCTGGCTAATTGGTTCCTCACTAGGAAGTAGTGGCGTAATGCGCTCCAACGTCGTCGCCCGAACGGTATCCCGCATCCGTCGGTCGTTGATTGATAGGTAAGCACTGACCAGGTCATTGACCTGCTGGGTAATATAACTGTATTCATAGGTGGTAATTGTCGGTTTCATTTTTTATTTCCTTTCAGATTCAAACCTGACACTTCTCTGAAAGGTTTTGCAGAAAAGTGTCGCTAACTAGCAGCACTTTTCCGTACAAATAACGATGCCATCATCGTCGATCATCTCCTTGTCCTCAGCTTTGATAGCCGAAGTGCTAATAAGTATACAAAATATTTTCGTGGAAGGCAAGCCGTCGTTATCGCCTGTATTGATTCCAGCAAAAAGGACTCAGAACTGTCCGTTCCAAGCCCCTTGATACCGACCCAGCTCCCGAATCCGTGTCAGTAACTGTTGATGGTAGTCGCTCGACATTATCCGTTATTTCCTTGTAAAAGCTGAGTATAAACCCAAGACATCCGAACTTAGCCGCATGCCTTTAACGTTATTTTACCCAAAACCATCTACTAAGTGCCCGTCCCCCTTCCTGGTTGGCACAGTTAGAAAATTAAGCCCCACAACCTTGTTATCCTAATAAATGTACACGTTTACAATTCATCCGGATAAATGCTATACTAATGGGCAACAGGAGGTATCCCCAATGAAAACTGAAAAAGAAAAATTTCTCGCTGGCGAGCCCTACAACATCATGGACCCCGAACTCGCCGCTGATGAGACCAAGGCACGACGACTCTGCAAGGAATTAAACGAGTTAGATGATACCGCCACTCAGGAAAAAGACTACATCATCCGCCAGCTCTTTGGTTCCGTCGGTGAACGTCCTTGCGTGCAACCCAACTTCCGCTGTGACTTTGGCTATAACATCCACGTCGGTGATGACTTCATGTGTAACTATGACAACGTCATCTTGGACATCGCACCAGTTACCATTGGGGATCACTGCATGATGGCGCCCCACGTCCAAATCTACGCCGCCTACCATCCCCTTGACCCAGCAGGTCGCGATGCCTTCATTGGCCTGGGCAAACCCGTCACGATTGGCGACCACGTCTGGATCGGTGGCGGTGCCGTTATCTTGCCCGGCGTCACCTTAGGCAATAACGTGGTCGTGGGGGCCAATTCCACGGTCACCAAGTCCTTCGGTGACAACGTGGTGATTGCCGGTAGCCCCGCCCGCGTGGTTCGTGAAAACGTGCCAAATACTGATACCGCGGATATCTAGAACATCCCTCACTAAAAAATAAAATTAAAAAAGTGTTCTCCGATTCATAAACAGACTGTCTATGAATCGGAGAACACTTTTTTCAGTACAGTTGGCGTGACGAATTGTCAAACCAAGCGCAACACTTTATCAAATAAAATTTCTTCCGGGGTACGATAGTCTAAAACTCTTTTAGGTCGTCGATTTAGCCGATTCTGGCACTTCAAAACTTCCTCTAGGTTGTGACCGTTGAGGCTTTTCCCTTTAGGAAAATATTCTCGAATTAACCCATTGGTATTTTCATTGGTTCCACGTTGTTCTGGCGAATATGGATCCGGCCAGTAAATGGTCACTTGTAACTCATCGCGAATATCTGCTAGTTGTAAGAATTCAGTTCCGTGGTCCGGCGTAATTGAGTGGATAAATTCCTTAGGAACACGGCTAAACATGGCCAATAGAGCCTCGTTTATTGACTCAGAATTCTTACGCAATGCCTTAGTAATCAAGGTATATCGTGTTTTACGATCAACGGCAGTCACTAGAACTTCTTCACCAACTTTTCCTTGAACTGTGTCGAGTTCCCAATCCCCGATGCGACGACGTTCATTAATGAACGTCGTCGCTCATGGATGGAAATGTAGTCTACCTTAGGTTCACGATGTTTACGGTCACCTGGACGATGCCGTTGGCGACCTCGGTGTCTTAACTTGCGCCGAATACCAGTATCTCCATGAGAAGTAAAAGATTGGTTGAGGTTATGTTGCTCAATGTGGCGGTAGATAGTATTGTAGCTAACAAACGTTTAGCCCTCTAATTTCAGACGATTGGCGATCTGTTGTGGGGACCATTGGCGTTCCCTGATTAAATAGGCAATTCTTGAACACAGTTGAGGTAGCTGATCAAGAAGTCGGGGTTTGTGGCTATTTCGGCGTCGTTTTCGATAATCCTTTTGAGCCTCAGATGGTGAATAGTGCCCATTCAAACGACCTAATTCTCTCGAAATTGAACTAGGTGAACGCCGTAACTTCAAGGCAATCCCACGAATTGATAATCCTTTAGCCGAAAGTTCTAGAATACTTTCTCGTTCATTTATAGTAAGATGGTGATAGCTCATAGCGAGTACTCCTTTGCTTTTCTTGGTCGTTAAGTAATTGTACCCGCTATGGGTTTTTTTATTCAATTAATGTTGCACTTCAATTGTAAATTCGTCGTAGCAAAAAAGAGCCCAGGTTTTACCCCAG belongs to Levilactobacillus yonginensis and includes:
- a CDS encoding FusB/FusC family EF-G-binding protein, with translation MKPTITTYEYSYITQQVNDLVSAYLSINDRRMRDTVRATTLERITPLLPSEEPISQEFLRRLQPDRLSRDAAAKLLPTLEPLVVPFPELSIKQLSKLFRKVKKLKQPEWADLNLHELTYLGWNDGGSQKKYLVAPYQDRLIGIQGDLAPQVVKGVCAICQTIGNVSLFVSTTKKSGLGTYTRNGNYICRDSAQCNRQLTDPQALAEFLSIVRPKR
- a CDS encoding DMT family transporter, whose amino-acid sequence is MTGQHHLRGVLLASLACMMWGISGVVASSLFTLNTHVTALWLSEVRMTTAGIVLLIIAQLIGAKPMRLWQHKNTAGRIVSYGLLGMVPVQLCYFEAVKFGNAPIATIIQFLGPFIISIYYFLFKHTKPTRPESVGMVIAFVGTFLIVTHGHVNALAISPVVLFWGFLSAIGVATNTLLPRPLFSTYGSLSVTGWGLLIAGLSLNFVKPVWQFHTTVTATEWTLVAIIIVFGTVIPFQMFAHSLAYILPTTATLLDAFEPLAATVFSVIFLSVQLTGFDLVGGTLIILAVMILSMNSRKLVNFFHRRRSTT
- a CDS encoding transposase, which translates into the protein MNKKTHSGYNYLTTKKSKGVLAMSYHHLTINERESILELSAKGLSIRGIALKLRRSPSSISRELGRLNGHYSPSEAQKDYRKRRRNSHKPRLLDQLPQLCSRIAYLIRERQWSPQQIANRLKLEG
- a CDS encoding sugar O-acetyltransferase, which codes for MKTEKEKFLAGEPYNIMDPELAADETKARRLCKELNELDDTATQEKDYIIRQLFGSVGERPCVQPNFRCDFGYNIHVGDDFMCNYDNVILDIAPVTIGDHCMMAPHVQIYAAYHPLDPAGRDAFIGLGKPVTIGDHVWIGGGAVILPGVTLGNNVVVGANSTVTKSFGDNVVIAGSPARVVRENVPNTDTADI
- a CDS encoding IS30 family transposase → MNERRRIGDWELDTVQGKVGEEVLVTAVDRKTRYTLITKALRKNSESINEALLAMFSRVPKEFIHSITPDHGTEFLQLADIRDELQVTIYWPDPYSPEQRGTNENTNGLIREYFPKGKSLNGHNLEEVLKCQNRLNRRPKRVLDYRTPEEILFDKVLRLV